From a region of the Panicum virgatum strain AP13 chromosome 2K, P.virgatum_v5, whole genome shotgun sequence genome:
- the LOC120685795 gene encoding pentatricopeptide repeat-containing protein At1g20300, mitochondrial-like, translating into MALLLKPKHHLSNTGRILLNRSLCDGSPAPPAPTEPSPPPLNRAEIKLLDALHAALLDHRRANPAAELPVSPPFDAIPSLPAAVSGLLPCPPSPYIPLHLLRRLLALRRGVPLPEAVAFFHHVVPSLPEDSLPELYAATIDLLAKHHHFPLARHLLGEMRERAVPISSQLIRALIRRYVRAEMPSEAADLFRRMDDYGAGAPDPATLAFLLGALSKKRLASEAQSLFDSCKSVFPPDVVLYTAVVHAWCRAGRLDEAERVFAEMQQSGIVPNVYTYTAVIDAMYRAGQVPRAQELLCQMIDSGCLPNTATFNAIMRAHVKAGRSEQVLQVHNQMQQLGCKPDIITYNFLIETHCGKGQGNLDAALKVLAKMTAKGCVPDCHTFNPMFKLVLVLGNIDAARKLYEKMRELQCKPNVVTYNCLLRLFNKEKSMDMLLRMKRTMDAEGIEPNIHTYAILIEAFCGRGNWKRAHATLREMIEEKSFKPSKQVRDMVLTLLRKAGQLKKHEELVELMADQGFISRPASDALWSILSAC; encoded by the coding sequence ATGGCTCTCCTCCTCAAGCCCAAGCACCACCTCTCCAACACCGGCCGCATCCTCCTCAACCGCAGCCTATGCGACggctcgccggccccgccggccCCAACGGAACCCTCACCCCCGCCCCTGAACCGCGCGGAGATCAAGCTCCTGGACGCCCTGCACGCGGCGCTCCTCGACCACCGCCGCGCCAACCCGGCAGCCGAGCTCCCGGTGTCCCCGCCGTTCGACGCCATCCCGTCCCTCCCCGCGGCCGTCTCCGGCCTGCTGCCTTGCCCGCCTTCCCCTTACATCccgctccacctcctccgccgcctcctcgcgctcCGCCGCGGAGTTCCGCTCCCCGAGGCCgtcgccttcttccaccacgtCGTCCCCTCCTTGCCCGAAGACTCCCTCCCCGAACTCTACGCCGCTACGATAGACCTGCTCGCCAAACACCACCATTTCCCGCTCGCGCGCCACCTGCTCGGCGAAATGCGCGAGCGAGCCGTCCCCATCTCGTCACAGCTCATCCGCGCCTTGATCCGCCGGTATGTCCGGGCGGAGATGCCGTCGGAGGCGGCAGACCTGTTCCGCCGCATGGATGACTACGGAGCTGGGGCTCCGGATCCTGCCACACTGGCCTTCCTCCTCGGCGCCCTCTCCAAGAAGCGCCTTGCCAGTGAGGCGCAGTCGCTGTTCGACAGCTGCAAGTCTGTCTTCCCACCTGATGTTGTTCTCTACACGGCTGTGGTGCACGCATGGTGCCGCGCTGGGCGCCTCGATGAGGCGGAGCGCGTGTTCGCAGAGATGCAGCAATCTGGGATCGTGCCGAATGTGTATACCTACACTGCTGTGATTGATGCAATGTATCGTGCAGGGCAGGTTCCCCGTGCACAAGAGCTCCTGTGCCAGATGATCGATTCTGGTTGCCTACCAAACACGGCAACGTTCAATGCAATCATGCGAGCGCATGTCAAGGCCGGCCGTTCTGAGCAGGTGCTGCAGGTGCATAACCAGATGCAGCAGCTTGGATGTAAGCCAGATATCATCACTTACAATTTCTTGATCGAGACACATTGTGGGAAGGGGCAGGGCAACCTTGATGCAGCACTGAAGGTTCTTGCGAAAATGACAGCAAAAGGGTGTGTTCCTGACTGCCACACGTTCAATCCCATGTTCAAGCTGGTGCTTGTGCTCGGCAACATTGATGCTGCGCGGAAGTTGTATGAGAAGATGAGGGAGCTACAATGCAAGCCAAATGTTGTGACATACAATTGCCTTCTAAGGTTGTTCAATAAGGAGAAGTCAATGGATATGCTTCTGAGGATGAAAAGGACCATGGATGCAGAAGGAATAGAGCCAAACATTCACACCTATGCGATTCTGATTGAGGCATTCTGTGGGAGAGGGAACTGGAAGCGTGCACATGCAACATTAAGGGAAATGATCGAGGAGAAGTCCTTTAAACCCTCAAAGCAGGTGCGAGATATGGTACTGACCCTTTTGAGGAAGGCAGGACAGCTCAAGAAGCACGAAGAACTTGTTGAATTGATGGCTGACCAGGGTTTCATTAGCCGCCCGGCAAGTGATGCACTGTGGAGCATACTCTCGGCTTGCTGA